In the Corynebacterium suedekumii genome, one interval contains:
- the hemB gene encoding porphobilinogen synthase, which produces MREFVAETTLRPADLILPMFIADGIDTPREISSMPGVNQHTFDSLKRAAHEALDAGVRCVDLFGVPTDADKDADGSQAWQEEGILNRALAALREEFGEDLLIMADTCLDEFTDHGHCGVVRQDRWGRAVVDNDATLPLYQQMAVAQADAGAHIVSPSGAMDGQVLAIREALDEAGHQDVAIMAYSAKYASAFYGPFREAVGSSLQGDRRTYQQDPANLRESLLEVQLDIDEGADFVMVKPALPYLDVLHAVAETSPVPVAAYQVSGEYAMIQAAGRNGWVDLDAVMMESLTSIRRAGADQILTYFATDAARLIGGR; this is translated from the coding sequence ATGCGCGAGTTCGTCGCGGAGACCACTCTGCGACCCGCCGACCTCATCCTGCCGATGTTCATCGCCGACGGCATCGACACCCCGCGGGAGATCTCCTCCATGCCGGGCGTGAACCAGCACACCTTCGACTCGCTCAAGCGGGCCGCGCACGAGGCGCTCGACGCCGGGGTGCGCTGCGTCGATCTGTTCGGCGTGCCCACCGACGCGGACAAGGACGCCGACGGCTCCCAGGCCTGGCAGGAGGAGGGCATCCTCAACCGGGCGCTGGCCGCACTGCGGGAGGAGTTCGGCGAGGACCTGCTCATCATGGCCGACACCTGCCTCGACGAGTTCACGGACCACGGGCACTGCGGGGTGGTGAGGCAGGACCGGTGGGGACGGGCGGTCGTCGACAATGACGCGACGCTGCCGCTGTACCAGCAGATGGCCGTGGCGCAGGCCGACGCCGGCGCCCACATCGTCTCCCCCTCCGGGGCGATGGACGGCCAGGTGCTCGCCATCCGGGAGGCACTCGACGAGGCCGGGCACCAGGACGTGGCCATCATGGCCTACTCCGCGAAGTACGCCTCCGCCTTCTACGGCCCCTTCCGCGAGGCCGTCGGCTCCTCCCTCCAGGGGGACCGCCGCACCTACCAGCAGGACCCCGCCAACCTGCGCGAATCCCTGCTCGAGGTCCAGCTCGACATCGACGAGGGCGCCGACTTCGTCATGGTCAAGCCCGCCCTGCCCTACCTCGACGTGCTCCACGCCGTCGCCGAGACCTCCCCGGTGCCCGTCGCCGCGTACCAGGTCAGTGGCGAGTACGCGATGATCCAGGCCGCCGGCCGCAACGGCTGGGTCGACCTCGACGCCGTGATGATGGAGTCGCTGACCTCCATCAGGCGCGCGGGCGCGGACCAGATCCTCACCTACTTCGCCACCGACGCCGCCCGGCTTATCGGGGGCCGCTGA
- a CDS encoding glutamyl-tRNA reductase: MSVLVVGMSHRSAPVALLERLSMDETVRNDTTSRLVERPALSEAMIVSTCNRLEIYSVTNSFHSGVQDVVEVLHEISDVDIDTLRGYLYVRYADAAAEHMMVVASGLDSMVVGEQQIIGQVRTAYQEASGKGTVGPALHSLAQSALHTGKRVHSETDIDDAGASMVSVAVDEALGHLGTSVLTGRTALVLGAGAMASLAATHLGRLGIDKLIIANRTRSRAERLAEHSREAGVTAEVVDFDDRAATLSRVDLAVSATGADDFTITAADVPDDRVEDLMLIDLSMPRDIDDDTATLDGVHLVNIERLHKTISGRGDHHSGHKEALGIVAEELQAYSSEQRVRDVVPAVSALRRHAAELVEGELERLRSRTPTIDDAEFEEVTRTVRRVVDKLLHQPTVRVKKLAAESGVVSYESALQELFGLASEGPSVAVDVADLPEGKLTEDPATTVKEKV, translated from the coding sequence GTGAGTGTGCTCGTCGTGGGAATGTCGCACCGGTCAGCGCCGGTGGCGTTGCTGGAGCGACTGAGCATGGACGAGACGGTGCGCAACGACACCACCTCCCGCCTGGTGGAACGCCCCGCGCTCAGTGAGGCGATGATCGTCTCCACGTGCAACCGGCTCGAGATCTACTCCGTGACTAACTCCTTCCACTCCGGAGTCCAGGACGTCGTGGAGGTGCTCCACGAGATCTCCGACGTGGACATCGACACCCTGCGCGGTTACCTCTACGTCCGCTACGCCGACGCCGCCGCCGAGCACATGATGGTGGTGGCCTCGGGCCTGGACTCCATGGTGGTCGGCGAGCAGCAGATTATCGGCCAGGTCCGCACCGCGTACCAGGAGGCATCCGGCAAAGGCACCGTCGGGCCGGCGCTGCACTCCCTGGCCCAGTCGGCGCTGCACACCGGCAAGCGCGTCCACTCCGAGACCGACATCGACGACGCGGGGGCCTCGATGGTCTCCGTCGCCGTCGACGAGGCCCTCGGCCACCTGGGCACCTCCGTGCTCACCGGCCGCACCGCGCTGGTGCTCGGCGCCGGGGCGATGGCGTCGCTGGCGGCGACGCACCTGGGGCGGCTGGGCATCGACAAGCTCATCATCGCCAACCGCACCCGTTCCCGGGCCGAGCGGCTGGCCGAGCATTCCCGGGAGGCGGGGGTGACGGCCGAGGTCGTGGACTTCGACGACCGGGCGGCCACCCTGTCCCGGGTGGACCTGGCCGTCTCCGCCACCGGCGCGGACGACTTCACCATCACCGCCGCGGACGTCCCGGACGACCGGGTGGAGGATCTCATGCTCATCGACCTGTCCATGCCGCGGGACATCGACGACGACACCGCGACCCTCGACGGGGTCCACCTGGTCAACATCGAACGGCTGCACAAGACCATCTCCGGCCGGGGCGACCACCACTCCGGGCACAAGGAGGCGCTCGGGATCGTGGCCGAGGAACTGCAGGCCTACAGCTCGGAGCAGCGGGTCCGCGACGTCGTCCCCGCGGTGTCGGCGCTGCGCCGGCACGCCGCGGAGCTGGTGGAGGGGGAGCTGGAGCGCCTGCGCTCCCGGACCCCCACCATCGACGACGCGGAGTTCGAGGAGGTGACGCGGACGGTGCGCCGGGTCGTCGACAAGCTCCTCCACCAGCCGACGGTGCGGGTGAAGAAGCTCGCCGCGGAGTCCGGCGTCGTCTCCTACGAGTCCGCCCTGCAGGAGTTGTTCGGGCTCGCGTCCGAGGGGCCGTCCGTCGCCGTCGACGTCGCTGACCTGCCGGAGGGCAAACTGACCGAGGACCCCGCCACAACTGTGAAGGAGAAGGTATGA
- a CDS encoding uroporphyrinogen-III synthase yields the protein MSMVPQTSQPGKVVFVGAGPGNPDLLTVRAREVLSTTSVAVTDEAVLPGVREVVAAALPVPKERLAAAEAEYERICAEAKEAGARRRPPRPAPPTAADIREPVSTDPAFIATQLSEALAEAEGDVIRLVSGNPLTRDSTMAEIAAVAAAGLEFQVVPGMSLPSTVPSFAGIALGSTYTETDVTGGGVDWDQLVSAPEPLVLQAGAADLETIATELITRGMSVDTPVSVTVNGTTRLQRTHDATLGTLGRLDAELPGQLVVTLGKGVDDRTKYSWWENRPLYGWRVLVPRTKEQAAAMSARLSSYGAIPQSVPTISVEPPRNPAQMERAIKGIVEGRYQWIVFTSVNAVSAVWEKINEIGLDARAFAGVHLAAVGSKTADAIRALGMTPELLPPATKQNAAGLVEVFPEYVEDLDPVGRVLLPRADIATDVLVDGLHEAGWEVDDVVAYRTVRAAPPSAEIREMIKSGGFDAVCFTSSSTVKNLVGIAGKPHQRTIIACIGPMTAATAREMGLRVDVEPEIAEVPELVDALAAHVARLRAAGQLPPPRKKRRARRKAAPEVATEAGAVVAEPASE from the coding sequence ATGAGCATGGTCCCCCAGACCTCCCAGCCGGGAAAGGTCGTCTTCGTCGGCGCTGGCCCCGGTAACCCCGATCTGCTGACCGTCCGCGCGCGTGAGGTGCTCTCCACCACCTCCGTCGCCGTCACCGACGAGGCAGTGCTCCCAGGGGTACGTGAGGTCGTCGCTGCCGCTCTCCCGGTGCCGAAGGAGCGTCTCGCCGCCGCGGAGGCGGAGTACGAGCGTATCTGCGCGGAGGCGAAGGAGGCGGGTGCCCGTCGTCGGCCGCCGCGTCCGGCGCCGCCGACGGCCGCGGACATCCGGGAACCGGTGAGCACTGATCCGGCGTTCATCGCCACGCAGCTGTCCGAGGCCCTCGCCGAGGCCGAGGGGGATGTCATCCGTCTGGTCTCCGGCAACCCGCTGACCCGGGACTCCACGATGGCGGAGATCGCCGCCGTCGCCGCCGCGGGCCTGGAGTTCCAGGTCGTGCCGGGCATGTCCCTGCCGTCGACGGTCCCGTCCTTCGCCGGCATCGCCCTGGGCTCCACCTACACGGAGACCGATGTCACCGGCGGCGGGGTGGACTGGGACCAGCTGGTCAGTGCCCCGGAGCCGCTCGTGCTCCAGGCCGGTGCCGCGGACCTGGAGACCATCGCCACCGAGCTGATCACCCGCGGCATGAGCGTGGACACCCCGGTGTCCGTCACCGTCAACGGCACCACCCGCCTGCAGCGCACCCACGATGCCACCCTGGGCACCCTCGGCCGGCTCGACGCCGAGCTGCCGGGCCAGCTGGTGGTCACCCTGGGCAAGGGTGTCGACGACCGCACCAAGTACTCCTGGTGGGAGAACCGCCCGCTGTACGGCTGGCGCGTCCTCGTGCCGCGCACCAAGGAGCAGGCCGCCGCGATGAGCGCCCGCCTGTCCTCCTACGGGGCGATCCCGCAGTCCGTGCCCACCATCTCGGTGGAGCCGCCGCGGAACCCGGCGCAGATGGAACGCGCCATCAAGGGCATCGTCGAGGGTCGCTACCAGTGGATCGTGTTCACCTCCGTCAACGCCGTGTCCGCGGTGTGGGAGAAGATCAACGAGATCGGCCTCGACGCCCGCGCCTTCGCCGGTGTGCACCTGGCCGCCGTCGGCTCCAAGACCGCCGACGCCATCCGTGCCCTGGGCATGACCCCGGAGCTGCTGCCCCCGGCGACGAAGCAGAACGCCGCGGGCCTGGTCGAGGTGTTCCCCGAGTACGTCGAGGACCTCGACCCGGTGGGACGCGTGCTGCTGCCGCGGGCGGACATCGCCACCGACGTCCTCGTCGACGGCCTGCACGAGGCGGGCTGGGAGGTTGACGATGTCGTCGCCTACCGCACCGTCCGCGCCGCCCCGCCGTCGGCGGAGATCCGCGAGATGATCAAGTCCGGTGGCTTCGACGCCGTGTGCTTCACCTCCTCGTCGACGGTGAAGAACCTCGTCGGCATCGCCGGCAAGCCGCACCAGCGCACCATCATCGCCTGCATCGGCCCGATGACCGCCGCCACCGCGCGCGAGATGGGGCTGCGGGTCGACGTGGAGCCGGAGATCGCCGAGGTCCCCGAGCTTGTCGACGCCCTCGCGGCCCACGTCGCACGCCTGCGTGCGGCCGGTCAGCTCCCGCCGCCGCGCAAGAAGCGCCGCGCCCGCCGCAAGGCTGCCCCGGAGGTGGCCACCGAGGCCGGTGCCGTCGTCGCGGAACCGGCGTCGGAATAG
- a CDS encoding glutaredoxin family protein, producing MAETNTHEVELMVRTTCGSCARVEKQITPVVAAAGASLRVRNVDHDRELAMEYGDRVPVVVLDGEEFSCWEVDDAELAAALAADV from the coding sequence ATGGCGGAGACGAACACCCATGAGGTGGAACTGATGGTGCGCACGACCTGCGGGTCCTGTGCCCGGGTGGAGAAGCAGATCACCCCGGTGGTGGCGGCGGCGGGGGCCAGTCTGCGGGTGCGCAACGTCGATCATGACCGGGAGCTGGCGATGGAGTACGGCGACCGGGTGCCGGTGGTGGTGCTCGACGGGGAGGAGTTCTCCTGCTGGGAGGTCGACGACGCGGAGCTGGCCGCCGCCTTGGCTGCGGACGTCTGA
- the hemC gene encoding hydroxymethylbilane synthase, with the protein MTLKIGTRGSKLATTQAGHMRDALIAAGFDAELHIVTTAGDVNMAPVERIGVGVFTQALRDAMAAGECDIAVHSFKDLPTAPDERFHLIVPVRADAREALIARDGLTLDTLPEGARVGTSAPRRISQLRAHRPDLDIRPLRGNIDTRMGKVTSGELDAVVLAYAGLSRVEQGDRASQVFDAGTILPAPAQGALAIECRVDDEQARAAIDSLLDAAAFTCATAERIVLNRLEAGCTAPVAAHSTLDGDTITLTAGVFALDGSTQLTHTASGTDPVALGEEVAADLIGRGAAEVMAID; encoded by the coding sequence ATGACCCTGAAGATCGGTACCCGCGGCTCGAAGCTCGCGACGACCCAGGCCGGCCACATGCGTGATGCGCTCATCGCCGCCGGATTCGACGCAGAGCTGCACATCGTCACCACCGCGGGCGACGTCAACATGGCGCCGGTCGAGCGCATCGGCGTCGGCGTGTTCACCCAGGCGCTGCGCGACGCGATGGCGGCCGGCGAGTGCGACATCGCCGTCCACTCCTTCAAGGACCTGCCCACCGCGCCGGACGAGCGTTTCCACCTCATCGTCCCCGTGCGTGCCGACGCCCGCGAGGCGCTCATCGCCCGCGACGGCCTCACCCTGGACACCCTGCCCGAGGGGGCGCGGGTGGGCACCTCCGCCCCGCGCCGCATCTCCCAGCTGCGCGCCCACCGACCGGACCTGGACATCCGTCCGCTGCGCGGCAACATCGACACCCGCATGGGCAAGGTCACCTCCGGGGAGCTCGACGCCGTCGTCCTCGCCTACGCCGGCCTGTCCCGCGTGGAGCAGGGCGACCGCGCCAGCCAGGTCTTCGACGCCGGCACCATCCTCCCCGCCCCCGCCCAGGGTGCCCTGGCCATCGAGTGCCGCGTCGACGACGAGCAGGCCCGCGCCGCCATCGACTCGCTTCTCGACGCCGCCGCCTTCACCTGCGCCACCGCCGAACGTATCGTGCTCAACCGGCTCGAGGCCGGCTGCACCGCGCCGGTGGCCGCCCACTCCACCCTCGACGGTGACACCATCACGCTCACCGCCGGCGTCTTCGCCCTCGACGGTTCCACCCAGCTCACCCACACCGCCTCCGGCACCGACCCCGTGGCCCTCGGCGAGGAGGTCGCCGCCGACCTCATCGGGCGTGGTGCCGCAGAGGTCATGGCCATAGACTGA